The Bacteroidales bacterium nucleotide sequence TGTTTTTTCGTAATTGGTACTTTGTTGTTTGAAGTTTGTAAACGAATGAATGAGACGTACCCTTTTACCGGCGAACTGGGTAAATGTCAGATTCAGATTATGCATTTGTTCAGGTATCTGCTGTTTCCCTTCGGGTGCATCAGGTATAGGGAATGAAAAGGGCTCCGGCCGGAACGTACGGTAGGTGTAATCAGTTGAGAAACCGTTAATAAAGCGTGGCTGGATGCCTAATCTTCCCTGGGTTTCAGGGGAAAGATCCGTTCCTGCAAGGTGAGCGTCCATTTCTCTGTTGAGGAAGAGATAGGAATAATAAAGGTATTCCAGGGCAACCTGGCTGCTGGGATCAAATTGCAACGCTTTCCGGAAATGTGGAATAGCGAGGGAGTACTTGTGTTTTTCATAATAGGCAATCCCCATGCGCATCCGCAAATAGTAAAAGTCAATGCCATCTCTGATAAAGGTTTTACCCGCATGGGTCAGGGAATCCCATTTCTGTTCCAGATAATACCGGTAGGTGAGAGCATCTGCTCTGAAAATGCCGGCAGGAGTTTGAGCCTCCGCGGTATTCACAGCTCCGCGAATGATAACGCCAAGCAGAATAAGATAACGAATTCTGAATCTAATCTTCATACACAGCAATTTTGCCAATCCCATTCTGTGTTACTGCGCTTTCAAAACGTATCCTTTTTCTTTTTCTGAAGGCATATTCCCTGGTAACTTCCGAAAATATCCTTATTTCATTGGATGAAAGGACAGTATTTTCTGTTTTGTTGTGCAATGTATATCTGGCATGCATAAACTGAAGGAACGGAGCCAGGATATCCTGCGCAACCAGCTCATGCGGTTTGAATATCTGAAAAGCAGGTATTTCTGATTCAATAGCCTTATCAGCATCAGTGCTCAGAACAACTTCATAATATGCCAGATAGAAGCAGTATAGCAACGATTTTCGCTTTCCTTCATAATGGACGAAACGGAAGAACACCCCGTCATTGACAAAATAGGCGGCCGATTTATACCGGGGGCAATAAAGGTATGATTCATTATAGATGTTGGTTGCAACTTCCCATGTTGCGGTTGTTTCTTTTCCGTTCAACGAAAAAGTTGCTTCAATTTTCTGTCCGGGTACCAGATCGAATGCATTCTTGAGCAGAGGATGAACAGTTACATTGGATACAATATCGTTTTGGGAAGGAGACCGGAATTGATGCAGGAATTTTCCATTTTCTTTTGTTACAAGATAATGACTTATCGGATACTGAATGGTTCTGGAACCGATGTAGGGTGTTGTTTGCAACTGAAAATGAAGATGAGGGTATGGAGAACGTCCCGAATTTCCGCTTGCCCCGATAATCTGGCCTGCTTTAATCTGTTCTCCTGGTTTTACTTTGATGCTGCCTTTTTTTAGGTGACTCATCTGGCTGTATAGATTAGGGGTGTGTTTAATAACAACCGTATTTCCCCAGTTTTTTGCCAGGTTTACTTTACCTATCGGGTTGTCATCCACCTCATTTTCAACAGCAACAACTTCCCCATCGGCTGGAGCAATAACCGGCTTGCCAAAGCAGTAATAATCTTCGGGTTCCAGTCCTTCTCCTGTATATTGCATTTTAAGAGCGTCTGTTATAACAAAATCCCAGGCAAAACGCCAGTCGTCCTGATGGGTATATTCTCCATCATAACCCTGCGATACTGTCCATTCACCCCAGAAAGGAAGTTTGACTGGAATAAGATGAGTATAGCGGAACCGCTCATTGGAAACGCGTGCGCTGTAAAGATTTTCTTCCGGAGTTTTTCTTTGTATTAATACTTCAGTCATCCTTGACGACCTGTTGCTCCTGAGCCGGAAAGCATAAAGGAACAATAAGACAATAAAATTAAAAGGAAGGGAATAAACCGGAAGCTGAAAAAGGTTGAAAATGTTCTGAAAACCAAGTGAAACGAAGGCAACCATGGGTGTTACGATAACAGCCCAGAGGTACGAGTCAACAGAAGGAATAAAAAAGTATCCGCCGATTGCAATAGCTGTCAATATATAATTGAATCCTATATAACTGTATCCGAGGGAAGAAATATCCGCTCCGATCATTCTGTAAAATAACCAAGCACTGTAAAACCCGATCAGGGAGAGAGAAAAAGCTATGCGCGAAAAGAAAAATAAACCGACGGCAATAAGGGCACCAGCAAAAAGGTTGTACTGAAAGAAGATAGCGCCGAGCGATTCAAGGTAGATTTTTATGGATCCGGGGATGGGTAGTTTATTGCTTTCTTCATACAGACGAACCAGCTGGCTTCCCCCCAGTTTGTACAATTCGTTCAGAAAGAAAATGGTTCGGGGACTAAGGGAAAGTGCGCTGAAATTTCTTGTGGCCAGTATTACTATCCATACAGATATCAGAAATGGAATGCTTAAAAATGGCAGACTGTATTTGTAAAGAACACCCTGCACTGCAACGGTGAGAAAAACGATAAAAACTGAGGTAATAACAATAAGGAACAGGAGGAGGGGAGAGGGTTCAAAAAAGATCCCCATACAGAGTGCAGTCAGCAGGCTGTTAAAGCCATAGATTCCTTTTTCGGTAAGCTTCCTGTCGTACCCAATCAGCCAGGCTGTAGAATGCGAGGTAATCACAGCCAGAAGTCCGGCCAGACCGGCATACGGATGAATAAACGTAACAAGAAGCAGAAGGATTCCGAATACTGCATTTCCGGAAAAAAATACCTGCGAGTAACTTGTCAGTACCCCTTTGAAATAGGCCAAGACGTTTTCTGTCGTTATTTTAGTCATTTCTGCTGCAAATGATCGGGAACGGATTCTGATGCTTTTAATGTTTCGAGTGTTTCCTGTTTTCTGAGGGTATGAACCCTGCCTTGCATATCGATGAGAACAACGTTAGGGCGGTATGTGATAAACTGCATCCATTGGGTCATGTTGTATGCTCCCGTCCTGGTAATGACAATCCGGTCACCTCTCCGGAGTAAAGGAAGGACAACCGCAGGTCTGATTACGTCGATGTTCATGCACAGAGGTCCATATACAATGGTTTCTTCCGTCATTTCCGATGGGGATTTGACAGGAGCTATGTGGTGGTCGTACCAGAAGGCGGTAAAGAGAATATTTACTCCGGCATCAATGATGATGGCTCTTTTCCCGTCAGGAAGTCGCTTATTGGCCAGTACAGTTGAAAAAAGAAATCCGGCTTCATCAATAAGTGCCCTGCCTGATTCCAGAATCAGCAGAGGTAATCTTTCAGGAGGAAGGGAAGAGTTAATAAGAGCACTTGTAATGGCCTCGGCATAATCTTCAAAGGAAGGCGCCGCATCGGTTCCCGGAAGGTATGTTCCGCGCAGTGTGTTTTTCGAAGCAAATCCTCCTCCGATATCAATATACTCCAGGGCAAAGTGGTACTTTGAATAAAGCTGGCTGGCCATTTCGGCCATTTTGGAAGCAGCAGCATGGTAAGCAGAAGGCTCCAGAATGTAGGTTCCAATGTGTGTATGCAAACCTTTCAGATCAATTGCGCCTGATAGCATTATCCTGTTTAAGGCTTCCCAGGCTTCTCCGTTTTCATAATTAAAGCCGAACCGGTCCCATGAAGGATAAATTCCGGTATTCATATTGATCCGGATTGCAACTCTCGGTTTAACGGATGAAGATTTGGACAGTTCAATGAGCTGGAACAGTTCATCAAAGTGGTCAATATGAATGAGGGATTTGTTTTCTATTGCCAGTTTCAGATCTTCTTCCTGTTTCGAAGGGCCATTAAAAATGATTTTTTCACCGGCGATGCCATTTTTCAACGCTTTGTGGTATTCAAATCCCGAAACAACTTCGGCCCATGACCCTTCCTGATGAAAAATCCGGCATACAGCATCAAGATAATTGGTCTTATATGACCAGGCAAATTGCACCTTCGGGTAGCGAACGGAAAATGCCTGATAGGCCTTGCGATATGTATGGCGGATAGTTTTCTCGGAAAGAACAAAGAGGGGCGATCCGAACTGATCCATGAGCGAATCGACTGTTACTCCGTCAATAGCATGTATCGGCTCTATTTTGTTTTTCATTCCGAATTTGGCCGGTACCCCCAGAGAAATCTTTTTGATAAAGGGTCTTTCAAAAGGCTGTTTTGTGTTCATACTACAATTCTCCTTGTGTATTAAGTTTTTCAAAATCTTTAATATCGACTATCATATCATAGGAAAAGCGCACAAACATCTTTCCTATTGTGTATTTTGCAAAGGGTTGTACAGGAATTCCAAGTGCCAGTTTAACAAGGGCTTCGGGAATATTCTGGCCGGCACCTACAGCCAGGTAGACCCAGGCGGGAATTCTGGGATTGATTTCAATCACGAAAAACTCGTCATTTAAGTTTTTAATGATTTCCAGTTCCATGCCACCTTTCCATTTGGTACTGGAAATAATCTTGCGGGTAAGATCCATGAGTCTCGGTTCATCAATTGTTATGCCGCCCCAGGCCTTTCCCTTGTCGGTGATGTATGTTTTTCGCATGGCCACTGCTCCGACAGTTGTTCCGTTTCCGTCACCCAGGGCAATTACATTTACTTCGGTGCCTTCGACGAACTGCTGAACCACAACAGGCAGGCCCCATTTTGCGCTGATTTTGAAAAGGTAATACTGTGCCTGTTCAATGGAATTGGCAATATAGGCTTCATAATACTTGCCTTTCACCAGAACGGGGAAGTGCAGTTTTTTTACTGCCTCTTCCATTTCGGAAACAGAAAACACTGGAATGCTTTCCGGGACGTTGATTTCATATTTTTTCCCGAAGGCCGGAAGGTTGGATTTGCTGCGTTCATTAAACTGACCGGGAGTTGGAAGAAAAGTATGGATTCCTTTCTGCAAAAGCGTTTTTTCTGCCTTCATGAAAGCCGTCAGCTCCGCATCAAAATTGGGAATCACAACATCAATGGATTCTCTGGCGTGGATTTCCAGAATTCTGTTCATAAGCGCATCCGAACCTTCCGAAGGATAGGGAACAAGATATGACTTGTCAACCAGATCCCTCATATAAATTCCGGGTTCAAGATTTTCATAAGCCAGACCAATAATCCGGGCATCGAAAAAGGAGGATTCCCTTATCCCTCTGATGACCGGAATTCCAGGTCCAGGACTGTCAATATTGTTCAATCCGGTAACTGCAACAGTGATTTTTCTCCTGTTCATATTTTTTTGTTTTCAATCTTCAGGTTTACGATGTCAGTTGGCTTTAGTTCCCGTTCTCAATGAGCTGGTATTGTTTCAGCATCTCCAGAAAATCCAGATAGTACCGCTCAAGCGACGCTTCGTCGGTATCATATTTTTGCAGTAAATGCTGTTTAATTTCCTCGTCACTCTTGTTTTCTTTTGCCATGTTAATGATTTCCAGCCCGATCTGATTCAGCGTGAATGATTCACCGGTGGACGGATTAAAGACGTATCCTGTTTCACTGATGGCGATGTTCTTTTTTAGTTTCATAGATAGAATTTTTTATTCATCAGATTTTCATGCTGCTATTGCATCCTTTAAAAAGAATCTTTTTATTATCCGGTTTTATAGTGTGATCATTTGATGTAAAATTATGGAAGAAGTTTAATGTGGGTACAAACATTTCTGAAGTTTGTCTGATTTTCCGGGGTTTTTGTCTGGATTTTCCAGGACTCTGTACTCAGATTTATTTCCTTTGCGGAAAGGGAAAGATACCGTAAAAGTGGCTGTGCGGCCGGAATATAAACACCTGTCGGCTCTCTTTCGCTTTTTGCACATCAGAATCCTGAAACACGGAACAATAGCAAAGCACCCTGAAAAGCAAAATGCATACCGATAACAAAAGAATGGAATCTGCTGCCATCTCTGTCGGGTAGAATGTTACCGGAAGGACGGAGCTTTGTAAACGGATAACTTAAAAGCCTGATAGACAGGATATTACCCAAGGTACGATTTCAGCAATTTACAGCGGGTAGTGTTTTTAAGGCGTTTGATGGCTTTTTCCTTTATCTGGCGGACCCGTTCCCTGGTGAGCTGGAATGCTTCAGCAATTTCTTCGAGTGTGTACGGATGTTTCCCGTTAAGTCCGTAATACATGCGAATTACATCAGCTTCGCGCTGGGTGAGGGTAGTAAGAACCCTTTCAATTTCGCGCCGGAGTGAGTCGGTAAGCAATCCTTTATCGGGGCTGGGCGATTCAATGTTTGTCAGAACATCGTACATGGTTCCCTCCTCGTCATTTCCCAGAGGGGCGTCCATGGACACATGTTTCCCAGCGTTCCTCAGGGTTTCTTTAATTTCTTCGGAGGCAATTTCCAGAGCCTGGGCAATTTCATTGAGAGAGGGTTCCCGCTCGTACTTCTGTTCCAGCTCTGCAAATGTTTTGTTGATTTTGTTGATGGAACCGATTTTATTGAGGGGTAGTCTGACAATCCGTGCCTGTTCTGCAAGGGCCTGGAGGATAGACTGCCGGATCCACCAGACGGCGTAGGAAATGAACTTAAAGCCCCGGGTTTCATCAAAGCGCTGTGCTGCCTTAATCAGTCCGAGGTTTCCTTCATTGATGAGGTCGGGAAGGCTGAGGCCCTGGTTCTGGTATTGTTTTGCGACTGAAACAACAAAACGCAGATTGGCTTTTACCAGGGTGTGAAGGGCTTCATTGTCACCGTGCCGTATGCGACGCGCCAGTTCAACTTCTTCTTCGGCCGTAAGCAAATCAACACGCCCGATTTCATGCAGGTATTTATCAAGGGAGGGGGTTTCCCTGTTGGTGACCTGCTTGGTGATCTTTAGCTGTCTCATGCTTTTAAGGTTTCGTATGGTTTAACCGGTCATAATCTGTACAGGAAATAACGAATCATCCATTCTTCCTCCCTGCCGCAGGCCTGTCCCGGTACACTGAAACCCATCTGCAAGGCCTTGAGAGCAATCCGTCTCAGGTGCTGACTAAAGTAATTAAAAAAAATAAAATTGTTTTTGCTGAAAAAAATTTTTGCTGATTTTTTGCTATTTCTTGCCAATGTTTTATACT carries:
- a CDS encoding peptidoglycan DD-metalloendopeptidase family protein, translating into MTKITTENVLAYFKGVLTSYSQVFFSGNAVFGILLLLVTFIHPYAGLAGLLAVITSHSTAWLIGYDRKLTEKGIYGFNSLLTALCMGIFFEPSPLLLFLIVITSVFIVFLTVAVQGVLYKYSLPFLSIPFLISVWIVILATRNFSALSLSPRTIFFLNELYKLGGSQLVRLYEESNKLPIPGSIKIYLESLGAIFFQYNLFAGALIAVGLFFFSRIAFSLSLIGFYSAWLFYRMIGADISSLGYSYIGFNYILTAIAIGGYFFIPSVDSYLWAVIVTPMVAFVSLGFQNIFNLFQLPVYSLPFNFIVLLFLYAFRLRSNRSSRMTEVLIQRKTPEENLYSARVSNERFRYTHLIPVKLPFWGEWTVSQGYDGEYTHQDDWRFAWDFVITDALKMQYTGEGLEPEDYYCFGKPVIAPADGEVVAVENEVDDNPIGKVNLAKNWGNTVVIKHTPNLYSQMSHLKKGSIKVKPGEQIKAGQIIGASGNSGRSPYPHLHFQLQTTPYIGSRTIQYPISHYLVTKENGKFLHQFRSPSQNDIVSNVTVHPLLKNAFDLVPGQKIEATFSLNGKETTATWEVATNIYNESYLYCPRYKSAAYFVNDGVFFRFVHYEGKRKSLLYCFYLAYYEVVLSTDADKAIESEIPAFQIFKPHELVAQDILAPFLQFMHARYTLHNKTENTVLSSNEIRIFSEVTREYAFRKRKRIRFESAVTQNGIGKIAVYED
- a CDS encoding diaminopimelate decarboxylase; amino-acid sequence: MNTKQPFERPFIKKISLGVPAKFGMKNKIEPIHAIDGVTVDSLMDQFGSPLFVLSEKTIRHTYRKAYQAFSVRYPKVQFAWSYKTNYLDAVCRIFHQEGSWAEVVSGFEYHKALKNGIAGEKIIFNGPSKQEEDLKLAIENKSLIHIDHFDELFQLIELSKSSSVKPRVAIRINMNTGIYPSWDRFGFNYENGEAWEALNRIMLSGAIDLKGLHTHIGTYILEPSAYHAAASKMAEMASQLYSKYHFALEYIDIGGGFASKNTLRGTYLPGTDAAPSFEDYAEAITSALINSSLPPERLPLLILESGRALIDEAGFLFSTVLANKRLPDGKRAIIIDAGVNILFTAFWYDHHIAPVKSPSEMTEETIVYGPLCMNIDVIRPAVVLPLLRRGDRIVITRTGAYNMTQWMQFITYRPNVVLIDMQGRVHTLRKQETLETLKASESVPDHLQQK
- a CDS encoding ATP-grasp domain-containing protein, which gives rise to MNRRKITVAVTGLNNIDSPGPGIPVIRGIRESSFFDARIIGLAYENLEPGIYMRDLVDKSYLVPYPSEGSDALMNRILEIHARESIDVVIPNFDAELTAFMKAEKTLLQKGIHTFLPTPGQFNERSKSNLPAFGKKYEINVPESIPVFSVSEMEEAVKKLHFPVLVKGKYYEAYIANSIEQAQYYLFKISAKWGLPVVVQQFVEGTEVNVIALGDGNGTTVGAVAMRKTYITDKGKAWGGITIDEPRLMDLTRKIISSTKWKGGMELEIIKNLNDEFFVIEINPRIPAWVYLAVGAGQNIPEALVKLALGIPVQPFAKYTIGKMFVRFSYDMIVDIKDFEKLNTQGEL
- a CDS encoding PqqD family protein, whose product is MKLKKNIAISETGYVFNPSTGESFTLNQIGLEIINMAKENKSDEEIKQHLLQKYDTDEASLERYYLDFLEMLKQYQLIENGN
- a CDS encoding RNA polymerase sigma factor RpoD/SigA — translated: MRQLKITKQVTNRETPSLDKYLHEIGRVDLLTAEEEVELARRIRHGDNEALHTLVKANLRFVVSVAKQYQNQGLSLPDLINEGNLGLIKAAQRFDETRGFKFISYAVWWIRQSILQALAEQARIVRLPLNKIGSINKINKTFAELEQKYEREPSLNEIAQALEIASEEIKETLRNAGKHVSMDAPLGNDEEGTMYDVLTNIESPSPDKGLLTDSLRREIERVLTTLTQREADVIRMYYGLNGKHPYTLEEIAEAFQLTRERVRQIKEKAIKRLKNTTRCKLLKSYLG